The region GAAGGCTCCGAATCATTCCCGCTGGCCCCGGCCGACGTCTACGCCAAACTCGCCGACGCCGGGTGGCTCGCCCGCGCGCTCCCGGACGCCGAGGTGACGGAGGCCGCCGCCGACCGGGCGACGTGGAAAGTTCGCCCGAAATTCGCGTTCATGTCCGGCGTGCTCGACACGACCGCCGAGATCACCGGCCGCGGGGTCGACCCGTCCGCCGTCCGCTACCGCATCGCCAGCCGCGGCGTCGGTAGCAGCAGCGCGGTGGACGCCGAACTCACCGTCCGCCCCGTCGACAGCGGCTGTACTGTACAGTGGAGCGGGGACGTCACCGAACTCGGCGGGCTGTTGAAAATGGTCCCGCGTGGGCTGGTGCAGGCCGCGGTGCAAAAAG is a window of Fimbriiglobus ruber DNA encoding:
- a CDS encoding CoxG family protein: MLRFEGSESFPLAPADVYAKLADAGWLARALPDAEVTEAAADRATWKVRPKFAFMSGVLDTTAEITGRGVDPSAVRYRIASRGVGSSSAVDAELTVRPVDSGCTVQWSGDVTELGGLLKMVPRGLVQAAVQKVIEDVWQSVRGKLAA